Proteins encoded together in one Pseudoxanthobacter soli DSM 19599 window:
- the infA gene encoding translation initiation factor IF-1 produces the protein MAKEELLEFDGIVTEVLPDGHFRVTLDNDHQVLAYAAGRMKKNRIKTLVGDRVTVEMSPYDLDKGRINFRHKTGAPPPSSAPARRPPPRRR, from the coding sequence ATGGCCAAGGAAGAGCTGCTCGAATTCGACGGCATCGTGACGGAAGTGCTGCCGGACGGCCATTTCCGCGTTACCCTCGACAACGACCATCAGGTGCTCGCCTATGCGGCAGGCCGGATGAAGAAGAACCGGATCAAGACGCTGGTCGGCGACCGCGTGACGGTCGAGATGTCGCCCTACGATCTCGACAAGGGCCGGATCAACTTCCGCCACAAGACGGGCGCCCCGCCGCCGTCGTCCGCGCCGGCCCGCCGGCCGCCGCCGCGTCGCCGCTGA
- the ppaT gene encoding pyridoxamine--pyruvate transaminase, with product MSAPAIEDPVFTLSCGPVEVYPAVLRALSKPVLYHYDPAFLAFYEKVNEKAKAALRLSNAPVILQGEPVLGLEAAAASLIARDDVVLNLASGVYGKLFAFWAARYAREVIELEVPFNEAIDPAAVEAAFKARPDIRVVSLVHHDTPSATINPLAEIGRIVAAHGAYMLVDAVSSFGGMDVHPEPTHSDLFVTGPNKCLGGSPGLTLLGVSERAWAKMEANPDAPRASILSILDWKEAWRSDRGYPFTPSVSEIYGLDAALDLYLAEGPERVWARHDLTARAFRAGVVAMGLDLWAASEAVASPTATAVRIPDGIDDGELRRAIRGRYGVMISAGMRETAGKLVRLGHMGPTARPLHAVIGLTALGGAFRAIGQKVDIGAGTEAAMAVIDAAM from the coding sequence ATGTCCGCTCCGGCGATTGAAGATCCGGTGTTCACGCTGAGCTGCGGTCCCGTCGAGGTTTATCCCGCGGTGCTGCGCGCGCTGTCGAAGCCGGTGCTCTATCACTACGACCCGGCCTTCCTCGCGTTCTACGAGAAGGTCAACGAGAAGGCCAAGGCGGCGCTCAGGCTGTCCAACGCGCCCGTCATCCTGCAGGGCGAGCCGGTGCTCGGGCTCGAGGCGGCGGCCGCCTCCCTGATCGCGCGCGACGATGTGGTGCTGAACCTCGCCTCGGGGGTCTATGGCAAGCTGTTCGCGTTCTGGGCGGCGCGCTACGCCCGCGAGGTGATCGAACTCGAGGTGCCGTTCAACGAGGCCATCGATCCCGCCGCGGTGGAGGCCGCGTTCAAGGCACGGCCGGATATCCGCGTCGTTTCCTTGGTGCATCACGATACGCCATCCGCCACCATCAATCCGCTTGCGGAGATCGGCCGCATCGTGGCCGCCCACGGCGCCTACATGCTGGTCGACGCGGTGTCGTCCTTCGGCGGCATGGATGTCCATCCCGAGCCGACCCATTCCGACCTGTTCGTGACCGGCCCCAACAAGTGCCTCGGCGGTTCGCCCGGGCTGACGCTGCTCGGGGTCTCGGAGCGGGCCTGGGCGAAGATGGAGGCGAATCCGGATGCGCCTCGCGCCTCGATCCTGAGCATCCTCGACTGGAAGGAAGCCTGGCGCAGCGATCGCGGCTATCCGTTCACACCCTCGGTGTCAGAGATCTACGGTCTCGATGCCGCGCTCGATCTTTACCTCGCTGAGGGGCCCGAAAGGGTCTGGGCGCGTCACGACCTCACGGCGCGGGCGTTCCGGGCCGGCGTCGTGGCGATGGGGCTCGATCTGTGGGCGGCGAGCGAAGCGGTCGCCTCGCCCACGGCGACGGCCGTGCGTATTCCGGACGGCATCGACGACGGTGAACTGCGCCGGGCGATCCGCGGCCGCTATGGCGTGATGATCTCGGCTGGCATGCGCGAAACCGCTGGCAAGCTCGTCCGCCTCGGCCACATGGGGCCGACGGCGCGCCCGCTTCACGCGGTCATCGGTCTCACCGCGCTGGGCGGCGCATTCCGCGCCATCGGCCAAAAGGTCGATATAGGCGCCGGGACGGAGGCGGCGATGGCGGTGATCGACGCCGCGATGTGA
- a CDS encoding class I SAM-dependent methyltransferase has translation MSFASASPTPRPARPAFVLEAGGWEDFALIDSGHGRKLERYGDIVVDRPEPQAMWTPRLSEAEWSRADAVFTGTDEDDGHGRWRANRTLPEAWEMRYGPARFICRFTGFRHVGVFPEQRAHWDWMTDRIRNAGRPVRVLNLFGYTGVASLLCADAGAKVTHVDASKKAIAWARENQVLSGMESLPIRWILDDAVKFTAREERRGSTYEGVILDPPKFGRGPKGEVWELFDSLAEMLRLVRAVMAQEPLFIALTAYAIRASFLAAHRLGEEVFGDLGGKLESGELALVEAETGRLLPTSMFTRWSAR, from the coding sequence ATGTCGTTCGCATCCGCCAGCCCCACTCCCCGTCCCGCCCGGCCCGCCTTCGTGCTCGAAGCCGGCGGGTGGGAGGATTTCGCCCTGATCGATTCCGGCCACGGCCGCAAGCTGGAACGCTACGGCGATATCGTCGTCGACCGGCCGGAGCCGCAGGCGATGTGGACGCCGCGACTCTCCGAAGCCGAGTGGAGCCGCGCGGACGCTGTATTCACCGGCACCGATGAAGACGACGGCCACGGCCGCTGGCGCGCGAACCGAACGCTGCCGGAGGCATGGGAGATGCGTTACGGCCCGGCGCGGTTCATCTGCCGTTTCACGGGCTTCCGCCATGTCGGGGTATTTCCCGAACAGCGCGCACATTGGGACTGGATGACGGACCGGATCCGCAATGCCGGGCGGCCGGTGCGGGTTCTCAACCTGTTCGGCTATACCGGGGTCGCCTCGCTGCTGTGCGCCGACGCGGGCGCGAAGGTCACCCACGTCGATGCGTCCAAGAAGGCGATCGCCTGGGCGCGCGAGAACCAGGTGCTGTCCGGCATGGAATCCCTGCCGATCCGATGGATCCTTGACGATGCGGTGAAGTTCACCGCCCGCGAGGAGCGCCGCGGTTCGACCTATGAGGGCGTCATCCTCGACCCGCCGAAGTTCGGCCGCGGCCCGAAAGGCGAGGTCTGGGAGTTGTTCGACAGCCTGGCCGAGATGCTGCGCCTGGTGCGCGCCGTGATGGCGCAGGAGCCTCTGTTCATCGCCCTCACCGCCTATGCGATCCGCGCCTCGTTCCTGGCGGCCCACCGCCTGGGCGAGGAGGTTTTCGGCGACCTCGGGGGCAAGCTCGAATCGGGCGAACTGGCCCTCGTCGAAGCCGAGACCGGCCGGCTGCTGCCGACCTCGATGTTCACCCGCTGGAGCGCGCGATGA
- a CDS encoding TrmH family RNA methyltransferase produces the protein MSREPPYDDRRGRAPAPDPVRPPNADLQRAGAFKAVTSLANPTIKEIRALQLRKHRAETGLFLGEGVKLAADALAAGWPVRTLVVASDAIAHPFVARTAATARARGALVIEANEAVMAKISRRDNPQTVIGVFEQHIGGLEAIAAARPGIWIALEAVRDPGNLGTIVRTADALGAAGVLLVGETTDPFGLEAVRATMGSFFHVPLARASVAEFLAWRKSYRGLVVGTHLAGAVDIRSVDYREPAVLAMGNEQAGLSPEMAAACDHLVKIPMAGQADSLNLAISTGIALFEMRRGKLAL, from the coding sequence ATGAGCCGGGAACCGCCCTACGACGACCGGCGCGGTCGCGCGCCCGCGCCAGACCCGGTGCGCCCGCCGAACGCCGACCTGCAGCGTGCGGGTGCGTTCAAGGCCGTCACGAGCCTCGCCAACCCCACCATCAAGGAGATTCGCGCGCTGCAACTGCGCAAGCACCGCGCGGAGACCGGCCTCTTTCTCGGCGAGGGTGTGAAACTCGCCGCCGATGCGCTGGCGGCCGGCTGGCCGGTGCGCACGCTGGTGGTGGCGTCCGACGCCATAGCGCATCCCTTCGTCGCCAGAACCGCCGCGACCGCGCGCGCCCGCGGCGCGCTCGTCATCGAAGCGAACGAAGCGGTGATGGCGAAGATATCCCGCCGCGACAACCCGCAGACGGTGATCGGCGTGTTCGAGCAGCATATCGGTGGGCTCGAAGCGATCGCAGCGGCCAGGCCCGGCATCTGGATCGCGCTTGAAGCGGTGCGGGACCCCGGCAATCTCGGCACCATCGTCCGCACCGCGGACGCCCTCGGCGCCGCCGGCGTGCTCCTCGTAGGCGAGACCACCGATCCGTTCGGGCTGGAGGCGGTGCGCGCCACCATGGGCTCGTTCTTCCATGTGCCGCTGGCACGCGCGTCCGTCGCGGAATTCCTCGCGTGGCGGAAATCGTACCGGGGCCTCGTCGTCGGCACCCACCTCGCCGGGGCAGTCGACATCCGCTCGGTCGACTATCGCGAGCCGGCGGTGCTGGCGATGGGCAACGAACAGGCCGGCCTCTCACCGGAAATGGCGGCGGCCTGCGACCACCTCGTCAAGATTCCCATGGCGGGTCAGGCGGATTCGCTCAACCTCGCCATTTCGACGGGAATAGCGCTGTTCGAGATGCGGCGCGGCAAGCTTGCGCTCTGA
- a CDS encoding RNA pyrophosphohydrolase, producing the protein MSKEQSRKAKALAEGSTPVELPYRPCVGIVLLSPSGRVFIGERHGGEEAAGMPKPWQLPQGGIDDKEDPAEAARRELYEETGIHSVSLLAEAPEWLRYDLPPELVGKAWKGRYRGQIQKWFAFRFDGDETEIDVRNPPDGHKPEFASWRWEDIERLPDLVVPFKREVYEKIVAIFRPLTTA; encoded by the coding sequence ATGAGCAAAGAGCAGAGCCGGAAGGCCAAGGCGCTGGCTGAGGGGAGTACGCCCGTCGAGCTGCCCTATCGCCCCTGTGTCGGTATCGTGCTGCTTTCCCCGAGCGGCCGGGTTTTCATCGGCGAGCGCCATGGCGGCGAAGAAGCCGCTGGCATGCCGAAGCCCTGGCAGTTGCCCCAGGGCGGCATCGATGACAAGGAAGACCCGGCGGAGGCCGCCCGGCGCGAGCTCTATGAGGAAACCGGTATCCACTCCGTCAGCCTGCTGGCGGAGGCACCGGAGTGGCTGCGCTACGATCTGCCGCCGGAACTCGTCGGCAAGGCCTGGAAGGGGCGATACCGCGGCCAGATCCAGAAATGGTTCGCCTTCCGCTTCGACGGCGACGAGACGGAGATCGACGTCCGCAACCCGCCCGACGGCCACAAGCCCGAATTCGCCTCCTGGCGCTGGGAGGACATCGAGCGGCTGCCGGATCTCGTGGTGCCGTTCAAGCGCGAGGTCTACGAAAAGATCGTCGCGATCTTCCGGCCACTGACGACGGCATGA
- a CDS encoding phytoene/squalene synthase family protein has protein sequence MDAAAHCLDLVRQHDKDRYLAILFAPAETQPALAALAAFEIEIARVREVVREPMPGEIRLQWWRDVIDADAVSGHPVADTLVAAIARYHLPKPALIALIDAHGFDLYDDPMPSLTDLEGYAGETAGALFQLAAIVLAGGNDPGTGSRAGHAGVAFTIARMLQALPLASSRGQVFLPADVLARHGADVADIRAGRMTPGLAAALKEMRGHAEHHLARVGDIASSIPSAVVPAFLPLAGLPSLLKRLARSKDDPLHTQTETPALARIWRMWWIARRARRRA, from the coding sequence ATGGACGCTGCTGCGCATTGTCTCGACCTCGTGCGGCAGCACGACAAGGACCGCTATCTGGCGATCCTGTTCGCGCCAGCGGAGACTCAGCCGGCTCTGGCGGCTCTTGCGGCGTTCGAAATCGAGATCGCCCGGGTGCGCGAAGTCGTGCGCGAGCCGATGCCAGGCGAAATCCGGCTGCAATGGTGGCGCGACGTGATCGATGCGGACGCCGTCAGCGGCCATCCGGTCGCCGACACGCTCGTGGCAGCCATCGCGCGCTACCATCTGCCGAAGCCGGCGTTGATTGCCCTGATCGATGCCCACGGCTTCGACCTCTACGACGATCCGATGCCGAGCCTCACGGATCTCGAAGGCTATGCCGGTGAGACGGCCGGGGCCTTGTTTCAACTCGCCGCCATCGTGCTCGCAGGCGGCAACGATCCCGGCACCGGTTCCAGGGCGGGCCATGCCGGCGTCGCGTTCACCATCGCCCGTATGCTGCAGGCCCTTCCGCTCGCGTCGTCGCGCGGTCAGGTCTTTCTGCCCGCCGACGTGCTCGCGCGCCACGGTGCCGACGTCGCCGATATCCGGGCGGGCCGGATGACTCCGGGTCTCGCCGCCGCGCTCAAGGAGATGCGCGGGCATGCCGAGCATCATTTGGCCCGTGTGGGCGATATCGCCTCCTCCATCCCCTCCGCGGTGGTGCCGGCCTTCCTGCCGCTCGCCGGCCTTCCCTCGCTGCTGAAACGCCTTGCGCGCAGCAAGGATGATCCACTGCACACTCAGACGGAGACGCCGGCGCTCGCCCGGATCTGGCGCATGTGGTGGATCGCGAGACGTGCGCGGCGTCGGGCTTAA
- a CDS encoding Mth938-like domain-containing protein, whose protein sequence is MAPRGIIIRDAHYPDRAQIEAYGDGGFRFAGMSHRGAILALPSGIHGWTPVTAADLDREAFTRVLETVDAIDLFLLGTGERMVPLPGDLAWHLRGAGLRVETMSTGAAVRTYNVMLAEERPVAAGFLPVF, encoded by the coding sequence ATGGCACCGCGCGGCATCATCATCCGCGACGCCCACTATCCCGACCGGGCGCAGATCGAGGCCTATGGCGACGGCGGCTTTCGCTTCGCCGGCATGTCGCACCGCGGCGCTATCCTGGCCCTCCCGAGCGGTATTCACGGTTGGACGCCGGTGACGGCCGCCGACCTCGACCGGGAGGCGTTTACAAGGGTTCTGGAGACCGTCGACGCCATCGACCTGTTCCTGCTCGGCACGGGCGAGCGCATGGTGCCTCTGCCGGGCGATCTGGCGTGGCATCTGCGCGGCGCCGGGCTTCGCGTCGAGACGATGTCGACCGGCGCGGCGGTCCGCACCTACAACGTCATGCTAGCCGAGGAACGACCGGTCGCAGCAGGCTTCCTTCCGGTGTTCTGA
- the secF gene encoding protein translocase subunit SecF encodes MKLLRIIPDGTKIGFMRLWRYMLPISAVLSLASIIAFLTIGPNYGIDFKGGTVVEITTKDGKPADLAALRASMGDLNLGEVQIQEFGKPDDVLIRVARQEGGDEAQQRALILVRDALGDDYHIARTEVVGPRVSGELARNGTVGLVVTLAAIMVYVWFRFEWQFAVGAIIATIHDVILTLGIYTIVPFEFNLSSIAAILTIVGYSLNDTVVVYDRIRENLRKYKKMSISDLIDLSINETLGRTMITSVTTLIALISLYVFGGEVIRSFTFAMIFGVVIGTFSSIYIAAPVLIYFKLRRDKQSGEEGAATATGAV; translated from the coding sequence ATGAAGCTCCTGCGCATCATTCCGGACGGCACGAAGATCGGCTTCATGCGCCTGTGGCGCTACATGCTGCCGATCTCGGCGGTGCTGTCGCTCGCTTCGATCATCGCGTTCTTAACGATCGGTCCGAACTACGGCATCGACTTCAAGGGCGGCACCGTCGTCGAGATCACCACCAAGGACGGCAAGCCGGCGGACCTCGCCGCGCTGCGCGCCTCGATGGGCGATCTCAATCTCGGCGAGGTGCAGATCCAGGAGTTCGGCAAGCCGGACGACGTCCTGATCCGCGTCGCGCGGCAGGAGGGCGGTGACGAGGCGCAGCAGCGCGCGCTGATCCTCGTTCGTGATGCGCTCGGCGACGACTACCATATCGCCCGCACCGAGGTCGTCGGCCCTCGCGTCTCCGGTGAACTGGCCCGCAACGGCACCGTCGGCCTCGTGGTGACGCTGGCCGCGATCATGGTCTATGTGTGGTTCCGTTTCGAATGGCAGTTCGCCGTCGGGGCGATCATCGCCACCATCCACGACGTGATCTTGACCTTGGGCATCTATACGATCGTCCCGTTCGAGTTCAACCTGTCGAGTATCGCGGCGATCCTGACGATCGTCGGCTACTCGCTGAACGACACCGTCGTCGTCTACGATCGAATTCGAGAGAACCTTCGCAAGTACAAGAAGATGTCGATCTCCGATCTGATCGACCTTTCGATCAACGAGACGCTCGGGCGCACTATGATCACGTCGGTCACGACATTGATCGCGCTGATCTCGCTCTACGTGTTCGGCGGCGAGGTGATCCGTTCGTTCACGTTCGCCATGATCTTCGGCGTCGTGATCGGTACGTTCTCGTCGATCTATATCGCAGCGCCGGTGTTGATCTACTTCAAGCTGCGCCGCGACAAGCAGAGCGGCGAGGAAGGCGCGGCGACCGCAACCGGCGCGGTCTGA
- the secD gene encoding protein translocase subunit SecD, whose translation MLYLSRWKITLILAVVLGGLVVLLPNFFSKETVANWPAFMPKRQIVLGLDLQGGVYLLYEVDRADYVQKRLKTLTGEVRNALREDPRIGFTDLSVRDNGVVVKIRDLNQLAEARKRLDLLKNPLSGGLLGGAAVDEFSVTVGDDGAARIAFTNAGLEQRVRSIVDQSIGVIARRVDELGTVEPNIQRQGADRILVEAPGLDDPDRLKAIVGQTAQLTFHLVDTTVNAQQAVQSRPPPGTVVLYSVNDPPVPYVVEEAPLLTGDDLVDAQATFDQRSQEPVVSFRLSTAGARKFGTITQQNVGRPFAIVLDDEVISAPQIREPILGGAGQISGNFTVETANDLAVLLRAGALPAKLTIVEERTIGPGLGEDSIRAGEIASVIGTVAVCIYMFATYGFLGLLANIAVIVNVMLIFALITLLGATLTLPGIAGIVLTVGTAVDANVLIYERIREEARAGRSAVMAIDLGFKRALNTILDANITMFISAVVLFYLGSGPIRGFAVTHALGILTTMFTAVTFTRMLVVFWVRWRRPTVISV comes from the coding sequence ATGCTCTATCTCTCGCGCTGGAAGATCACCCTGATCCTCGCCGTCGTGCTCGGCGGGCTCGTGGTCCTGTTGCCCAACTTCTTTTCCAAGGAGACGGTGGCGAACTGGCCGGCCTTCATGCCGAAACGCCAGATCGTGCTCGGCCTCGACCTGCAGGGCGGCGTCTATCTGCTCTATGAGGTCGACCGCGCCGACTATGTGCAGAAGCGGCTGAAGACGCTGACCGGCGAGGTGCGCAACGCACTGCGTGAGGACCCGCGCATCGGCTTCACGGATCTTTCGGTCCGCGACAACGGCGTGGTGGTGAAGATCCGCGATCTCAACCAGCTCGCCGAGGCGCGCAAGCGGCTCGATCTTCTCAAGAACCCGCTCTCCGGCGGCCTGCTCGGCGGTGCGGCCGTCGACGAGTTCTCGGTGACGGTCGGCGACGACGGCGCGGCGCGGATCGCCTTCACGAACGCCGGCCTGGAACAGCGCGTGCGTTCCATCGTCGACCAGTCGATCGGCGTCATCGCCCGTCGCGTCGACGAGCTCGGTACCGTCGAGCCCAACATCCAGCGCCAAGGCGCCGACCGCATTCTCGTGGAGGCGCCGGGCCTCGACGATCCGGACCGCCTCAAGGCGATCGTCGGCCAGACCGCGCAGCTCACCTTCCATCTGGTCGACACCACGGTTAACGCGCAGCAGGCGGTGCAGAGCCGGCCGCCCCCGGGCACCGTCGTGCTCTACTCGGTCAACGATCCGCCGGTGCCCTATGTTGTCGAAGAAGCGCCGCTCCTGACGGGCGACGATCTCGTCGACGCGCAGGCCACCTTCGATCAGCGCAGCCAGGAGCCGGTCGTGTCGTTCCGCCTGTCGACGGCCGGCGCGCGCAAGTTCGGCACCATCACCCAGCAGAATGTGGGCCGCCCGTTCGCCATCGTCCTCGACGACGAGGTGATCTCGGCGCCGCAGATCCGCGAGCCGATCCTCGGCGGCGCCGGCCAGATCTCCGGCAACTTCACCGTCGAAACGGCCAACGACCTCGCGGTGCTGCTGCGTGCCGGTGCGCTGCCTGCCAAGCTCACCATCGTCGAGGAGCGCACCATCGGCCCGGGCCTCGGCGAGGACTCGATCCGCGCCGGCGAGATCGCCTCGGTGATCGGCACGGTGGCGGTCTGCATCTACATGTTCGCGACCTACGGCTTCCTTGGCCTGCTCGCCAACATCGCAGTGATCGTCAACGTGATGCTGATCTTCGCGCTGATCACGCTGCTCGGCGCGACCCTGACCTTGCCCGGTATCGCCGGCATCGTGCTCACCGTCGGCACCGCCGTCGATGCCAACGTGCTGATCTACGAACGCATCCGCGAGGAGGCCCGTGCCGGGCGTTCCGCCGTGATGGCGATTGATCTCGGCTTTAAGCGGGCCCTGAACACGATTCTCGATGCGAACATCACCATGTTCATTTCGGCCGTGGTGCTGTTCTATCTGGGATCGGGGCCGATCCGCGGCTTTGCCGTGACCCATGCGCTCGGTATCCTGACGACGATGTTCACCGCCGTCACGTTCACCCGGATGCTGGTGGTGTTCTGGGTGCGCTGGCGGCGGCCCACGGTCATCTCGGTCTGA
- the yajC gene encoding preprotein translocase subunit YajC — MNFITPAYAQAAGASPGPVDMVMQFAPFLVIIVIMYFLILRPQRQRQKQHQEMISNVRRGDTIVTSGGLIGKIVKVVDEAEVQVELSEGIRVRVLRSAIQDVRAKGEPVNDNAS; from the coding sequence ATGAATTTTATTACTCCCGCCTACGCGCAGGCCGCCGGCGCTTCCCCGGGCCCGGTCGACATGGTGATGCAGTTCGCCCCGTTCCTCGTCATCATCGTCATCATGTACTTCCTGATCCTGCGTCCGCAGCGCCAGCGCCAGAAGCAGCACCAGGAGATGATCTCCAACGTGCGGCGCGGCGACACCATCGTCACCAGCGGCGGCCTGATCGGCAAGATCGTCAAGGTCGTGGACGAGGCGGAAGTGCAGGTCGAACTGTCCGAGGGCATCCGCGTGCGTGTGCTGCGCTCCGCGATCCAGGACGTGCGCGCCAAGGGCGAGCCGGTTAACGACAACGCCTCCTGA
- a CDS encoding ATP-binding protein produces MTAPEYVSRAEFAALLDRFDTLIGLVARAVPPTVRVPDITAADAFVWQTDPPALEPVPHVSRVEIGLLHGIDSARDQLVDNTERFARGLPANNVLLWGARGMGKSSLVKASQAHVNERLAAEGKSDRLKLVEIHREDVESLPSLMAILRAAPHRFVVFCDDLSFDAGDASYKSLKAVLEGGLEGRPANVLFYATSNRRHLLPRDMMENERSTAINPGEAVEEKVSLSDRFGLWLGFHKCSQDEYLSMVRGYAGRYGLKVDDDRLRAEALEWSTTRGSRSGRVAWQFIQDLAGRLGQTLGA; encoded by the coding sequence GTGACCGCGCCCGAATACGTCAGCCGCGCCGAGTTTGCCGCCCTCCTCGACCGCTTCGATACGCTGATCGGGCTCGTGGCGCGTGCGGTGCCGCCGACGGTGCGGGTGCCCGATATCACAGCCGCCGACGCGTTCGTCTGGCAGACCGATCCGCCGGCGCTGGAACCCGTGCCCCACGTCAGCCGGGTCGAGATCGGCCTGCTGCACGGCATCGATTCGGCGCGCGACCAGCTCGTCGACAACACCGAGCGCTTCGCCCGCGGCCTGCCGGCCAACAACGTGCTGCTTTGGGGCGCGCGCGGCATGGGCAAGTCTTCTCTGGTCAAGGCCTCCCAGGCCCACGTTAACGAGCGGCTTGCGGCCGAGGGCAAATCCGATCGCCTGAAGCTCGTCGAGATCCATCGCGAGGACGTCGAGAGCCTGCCGTCGCTGATGGCGATCCTGCGCGCCGCGCCGCACCGCTTCGTGGTATTCTGCGACGATCTCTCGTTCGATGCCGGCGACGCCAGCTACAAGTCGCTGAAAGCGGTGCTGGAAGGAGGGCTGGAGGGGCGGCCGGCGAACGTGCTGTTCTACGCCACGTCGAACCGCCGCCACCTGCTGCCGCGCGACATGATGGAGAACGAGCGCTCGACCGCGATCAATCCAGGCGAGGCGGTTGAAGAGAAGGTCTCGCTCTCCGACCGGTTCGGCCTGTGGCTCGGCTTCCACAAGTGCAGCCAGGACGAATATCTGAGCATGGTGCGCGGCTATGCGGGCCGCTACGGCCTCAAGGTCGATGACGACCGGCTCCGCGCCGAGGCGCTGGAGTGGTCGACCACGCGCGGGTCGCGCTCCGGCCGCGTCGCCTGGCAGTTCATTCAGGATCTTGCAGGACGCCTCGGCCAGACGCTCGGAGCCTGA
- a CDS encoding SMP-30/gluconolactonase/LRE family protein, translating into MRIEVLIDVKTTLGEGPLWDAEQERLYFIDSFDGRVFRTTVDGREVRSWDVPAKIGSMALRKDGQGAIVSLQTGFHALDFKSGDCDLIVDPEADKPTTRINDGKVDRRGRFFAGSMDTKEEGPLGALYRLDPDFTLTTIDTGIICSNGPCFSPDDKTFYFADTWTGEIWAYDYDISTGAATNRRTFTKVDTSKGGAADGSTVDAEGFLWNALVYDGRIVRYAPDGTVDRIIDMPVKKITSVMFGGPNLDILYVTSMAKPPLPRFPDDPVQRGSTFAIYDLGAKGLPEPRFGA; encoded by the coding sequence ATGCGGATCGAAGTTCTCATCGACGTGAAGACGACCCTCGGCGAAGGCCCGCTCTGGGATGCCGAACAGGAGCGGCTCTATTTCATCGACAGCTTCGACGGCCGGGTCTTCCGCACCACCGTGGATGGGCGAGAGGTGCGATCCTGGGACGTGCCGGCCAAGATCGGCTCCATGGCGCTGCGCAAGGACGGGCAGGGCGCAATCGTCTCGCTGCAGACCGGCTTCCATGCACTGGATTTCAAGTCGGGCGACTGCGACCTGATCGTCGACCCGGAGGCAGACAAGCCGACCACGCGGATCAACGACGGCAAGGTCGACCGCCGCGGCCGCTTCTTCGCCGGCTCGATGGACACGAAAGAGGAGGGGCCGCTCGGCGCGCTCTACCGGCTCGATCCCGACTTCACGCTCACCACCATCGACACCGGCATCATCTGCTCGAACGGTCCGTGCTTCAGCCCTGACGACAAGACGTTCTATTTCGCCGATACCTGGACCGGCGAAATCTGGGCCTACGACTACGACATCTCGACCGGTGCGGCGACCAACCGGCGCACCTTCACCAAAGTCGACACATCGAAAGGCGGTGCCGCGGACGGCTCGACGGTCGACGCCGAGGGCTTCCTGTGGAACGCGCTCGTCTATGACGGCCGCATCGTCCGTTATGCTCCGGACGGCACGGTCGACCGCATCATCGACATGCCGGTGAAGAAGATCACCAGCGTGATGTTCGGCGGTCCCAACCTCGATATTCTCTATGTGACGTCGATGGCCAAGCCGCCGCTGCCGCGGTTCCCCGACGATCCGGTTCAGCGGGGCAGCACGTTCGCGATCTACGATCTCGGCGCGAAGGGCCTGCCGGAGCCGCGCTTCGGCGCGTGA